AAATTAAAAACATAAGTGATGCTCTTTCAGAGTTTGATGACGATGAAAAGAGTTCTATCGTTTTAAACGATGGAACTGAAGGAAATCCGAGCAAACTCATAATTTCAGAATCTGGACTCTATTCTCTAATCATGAGAAGTCGAAAACCTGTAGCAAAACCTTTTCAAAAATGGGTAACTCGTGAAGTTCTTCCTGAAATCAGAAAAACTGGTTCATATTCTTTGGAAAAAGAGGAAACCGAAAACTACACACCAC
The window above is part of the Thiovulum sp. ES genome. Proteins encoded here:
- a CDS encoding prophage antirepressor (PFAM: BRO family, N-terminal domain~IMG reference gene:2508611309_SP), with protein sequence MQILPFDFKNQKIRTFLIDNEPWFVAKDIAKVLEIKNISDALSEFDDDEKSSIVLNDGTEGNPSKLIISESGLYSLIMRSRKPVAKPFQKWVTREVLPEIRKTGSYSLEKEETENYTP